The Montipora capricornis isolate CH-2021 chromosome 3, ASM3666992v2, whole genome shotgun sequence genome window below encodes:
- the LOC138042018 gene encoding uncharacterized protein, with protein sequence MKGAILTIALLIVFTTAKQSATKRELNFSALPKELSGRLAMAQAKDDGSSMTMGIHFDLDLNQRHLRFGGTYQGTSYTMYLDFNQGMWYYVMSNHCFKGTAGVPSLENVQESFLGFQQITSPGILGLNGATVEVYSAKIEESFVVLTVETDGNNKIPVSAASKDKDQSWTASFLDLRKSVDPEMWKIPEDCSTLEKRAPTSRIVSAMLHAAHLQQAMKRGFPWISRGLVTQKRGFPWFGK encoded by the exons ATGAAAGGGGCCATTCTTACTATTGCTCTGCTCATCGTCTTTACTACTGCCAAACAAAGTGCAACAAAAAGAGAGTTAAATTTTTCTG CACTCCCAAAGGAATTATCAGGAAGACTGGCCATG GCCCAGGCAAAAGATGATGGATCTTCGATGACGATGGGAATTCACTTCGATTTAGACTTGAATCAGAGGCATCTTCGTTTTGGTGGAACTTACCAAGGAACATCCTATACTATGTACCTGGACTTTAACCAA GGCATGTGGTATTATGTCATGTCTAACCACTGCTTTAAGGGTACTGCAGGCGTACCAAGCCTTGAGAATGTGCAGGAGTCTTTCCTCGGATTCCAACAGATAACTAGTCCTGGTATACTTGGTTTAAATGGAGCCACAGTTGAAGTGTATTCTGCCAAGATTGAAGAAT CTTTCGTCGTTTTAACTGTGGAGACAGATGGCAATAATAAAATCCCAGTGAGTGCTGCTTCAAAGGATAAAGACCAATCTTGGACAGCAAG TTTCCTTGATTTGAGAAAATCTGTGGATCCTGAGATGTGGAAAATTCCAGAAGATTGTAGCACTTTGGAAAAAAGGGCTCCTACAAGCAGAATTGTTTCCGCCATGCTTCACGCCGCACACCTCCAGCAGGCCATGAAAAGGGGATTCCCGTGGATCTCACGTGGACTTGTTACCCAGAAACGAGGGTTCCCTTGGTTCGGAAAGTAA